The Triticum aestivum cultivar Chinese Spring chromosome 6D, IWGSC CS RefSeq v2.1, whole genome shotgun sequence genomic sequence TCAAGGGAAAAAAGTTTTACCAGAACACTAAAAACCCTAGACCCCTAAAACGTGTCAGTGTTGTGGATAATTTTTCCCACACCACCGATAACACTCCTAAAAGCCCGTGGTGTTGCATCCTTCACACACGACACTGTTATCACATCCTCGCATGTAGGACTTGGTGGAAATTTTTCCCAAAAGTCCAGAGCTCCGcgtgcgcgcctaccccccccccccccaatacatTATGCGATGGTTGGCCTATTTATCCCTCTCTGTCGGTACGGCGGTCTCCCCAGGGAGGGTGTGCCACCTCTCTTCCTCGATGTTAGTGCGTGTCAACAGCGGCAAAGACGGTTGTGGTCATCCCTGGCCGTGTCGACGCGCGACCTCCATACCAACGGGGACGACTTCCCTCCCGACCACCTTACCGACGGTGGCGACCTCCCTGGTGAGGGTGTGCCACTTCTCTTCCTCGTTGCCGGTACACATCAACGACGCCATCAACGGTTGTGGCCACCCGTGGCCATGTCGGCACGCGATAGCTTCTCTCCGAACATCCACATCCACGCCCTCTCGCTAGCCAGAGGCCCTGCATAAGGGGGTGAAAAAAGGAAGACAAGAAGGAGGATATGTACAAGCTCTTCTTGGTCGCCCAAATGGAGAGGATGGAATTCAACCGGCAGTTGGTGTGGAGAGGTTGCAAATTGAGCGGGAAAGGATGAATATAGAGAAGACGAAGGCATGAGAGCAAATGGAGCTTGAGAATGCGAAGGTATACGAGAGCATTTGAGATTGAGAGATAGAAACATGAGGCTTGCGGGGAACACCGAGGAGTCGAGGATCATTTTGGCCGACACTAGCCTCATGGATAACGGAAGTGTGGTTCACCAACCAAAAGAATGAGATCAATGACCTCGGGAAAGTCGCTTGACCTCATGAATAATTACTATGTATGAATTATGATTTTTATTTATCGTGGATCATTTTGACTTCTGTTGAATTGTTGTGTCATATTGATCGAAGGGTCTATGTGCATGATATGAATGGATTTGGGGTTTTGAAAATGGTGCCCGACGTTGCCCGAATAGACAAATAGGGCTCGTTCGGCTCCTGTTTGCGAACACATCTGAACGTGTCCATAAACATATGAAAGACCAAAATATTTCCAAATATAATACTCTCGAGGATATGCAAGGCTTTCTTTTGGCCACTGCAATTGTTGATGTTTGGAGCCGAACCCGTGGGGCAGGCGGGCAAACGCATATGGAATAAACTGTCTGGAGGAAACCCCGTCGAGTAGCACGCCATGTGTATGCTGACAACTGGGTGATGATTTGACATAATGTGCTAAATTTTTAAGTTGTCTCTATGCCGGCATGAGACAACTTCTATCCGGACATCCACACCCACACCCTCTCCCTAGCCAGAGGCCGGGGATTGAAAAAAGGGAATAAAAGAAGGAGGATAGGTGCAAGCTCTTCTTGGACGTGCAAAGCGAGAGGATGAAATTCCACCGGCAGCTGGTGTGGGAGAGGTTGCAAATTGAGAGGGAGAGGATGGACATGGAGAAGACGAAGGCATGAGAACAAATGGAGCATGAGAAGGCGAAGGCATATGAGAGCATTTGAGATTGAGAGATAGAAAGGTGAGGCTCGCGGGGAACACCGAGGAGTCGAGGATCATGTTTACCGACACTAGCCTCAAGGATAACGGAAGTGTGGTTAACTAACCAGAAGGAGATCAACGAGCGTAGAAAAGCCACTTGATTCAtttatgtgttggctatgtatgaaTTGTGTTTTTTTATTTATCGTGGATCATTTTGGCTTTTGTTGAATTGTTGTGTTTTATATTGATGGAATGGTCTATGTGCATGATATGCATGAATATGGGGTTTTGAAAATGGAGGACGTCGCTGCCCGAACTGACAAATAGGGTTCGGTCGGCTCCTGTCCACGGACGCAAACGCATGTAATAAACTGTGAGTGGAGGAAAACCGGTCGAGTGGCACGCCATGTGTATGCTGGCAACTGTGTGATGATTTGCCATAATGTGCTATTTAAAAAAAAGACTAAATGCGGCTTGACTTTTGCTAAACATGGCGAAACATATGAAAATGTCTTAAACGGTGTAATTCCATTATAGCGGCAAAACAGGGGTGAAAATGGAATTTAGTCTTCATTTAATCcatttctttctttatttatttatatgaatGAAAATTTAGGAGAAGATTATCCTGATCGTTTGATTTGAAAGATTATACATGCGTCGCATCATATTATTGCTATCAGAGAGAAATTAAATAGTCTGCTAGATGATGATTTTTGGCCCACTTCGTGTCCCTTACCTCGTGACTACAAACAAGAAGACAGCCACATGAGAGCAGCCCAGCTAGGCACCCTTCCTTCCTTCCCTCGTGGTGCGCTCGTGTCCCGCGCGCGAGCGCTGAGCTCTCGCGCTGACGAGCAGCTAGCACGCGCTGGACCTGAACCCGAAGACGCTCTGGCCTGCGTCGTAGAGCACCTCGAGCGTCCTCTGCTGCACGTTGCCGATGATGCCGGTGCTCTCGTCGTCGTCGGTGCCCGTGAACGCGAGGCAGCTGCCGAATATGATCCCGTTCGCGTCGAGGTCGACGACCGCGCCGCCGTCGAACATCAGAGCGACGGTCGGTATGGTGACGTTGTCCTGGCCGCTGAAGTCGAAGCACGTGTCCAGGATGCTCCTGGACGGCGCCGCCGGGTACTGCTTCATGCCGTCCTTGAACGCCGTCTTGAGCGCCGTGTACGCCGTGGGCGGCAGCCGCGTGATGATGGTCCCGGAGTCCATCACGGAcccggcggagaagacggagggCGCCACGCTGAGCTGCTCTCCGCCGACCTTGATGCCCTGGAGGAGCACGCCGTAGAACGTCGGGGCCTGTTCGCTCCGGAGCATCCCCGTCGTCGCGAAGCCCGTCGTGCCGGTCTGCGCGCCGAGCGTCAGGAACCCCTTGGAACCGGGGGAAGGCGGGAGGCAGTAGGAGAAGGCCCTGCCGTACGTCGCCGCGGTCTGCGAGATGAGCGACTGCGCGTCGCCGCCGAGCCCCATGAGCCCGTCGGTCTTGTCGCCGAAGCcctcctcgacgcggctgcagcCGAACTGGAATTCCTTGACCGTGTCCGAGCCCAGCTCCAGCGTGTCGGAGCCGTACGTGCCGGTGGTGTTGGAGCCGTCGCCGTAGCGGACCATGTACTGGCACTGCGAGTTGGAGCAGGCGTTGGCCTCCGCGCCGAGCTGTGTGCACGCCGGGGCGCCGCACGGGAACGCGGCGTACGTGGCCGACTTGGCGGGGTCGAAGGGCGTCGACCCGGCCGTGGAGTTGGAGTTGCAGTGCACCCACGACACGTCGCTCCCGGTGTCCATGGTCATGGTCTGCTGCACCGCCGGCGAGCCGACGCCGACGGTTATGACGTACTCCAGCGTGTCCAGGGAAGAGCCCAGCTCGGTCGGCACCTTGAGCTCCTCCGACTGCTGCAGCCCGCCACCGCGGTGGTTCGTGGAGAACTTCCGCTGGACGTAGCCGGCTCGGAGCTGGTCACGGCGGAGCAGCTCCTCGAAGGTAGGCTCCTTCTTggagggcgccggcgagcacggGCCATGCCTGTGGTTCAACGGCACCGTGGCTCCACTCGACGACGATGGATTCACTGCAAAATCAGCGAACGAATGGAACAATCATCAATCAAGTTGCAGAAAGCTACGCCCATTCATCCACACTACTGATCAGTGATCTACGTACCTTTGGGCTCGGAGCAGACGGCTTGAGGCTTGAGCGAGCTGGTTGAGAGAATCTTATAGCTCTGCTCGCCCGCTGCACTGGCGATGAGAGCATGGCAGATAATGCACGACAGGAGGAGCAACAGCTGCGAGACGAACGCCATGGCGGTTGCTTGCTTCGAAGGGAATGCTGGGGGAGGCTAACATCTAGAATCTGAACTTATATAGATATAAGAATCTCCAAACACAACCACAGAAAATTGGAACTTGGGAGACTCGTAGTTGACTCGGTAAACATGGAAATCGTTGGATGATGGCCAAATGGAAGGGTCAGTCTCTTCCAAACGAAATACTGCCGCCTTGATCACGACGGGAAGTCCCTTTCAGTGAGAAAAAAGAAGGAAAATCACGGTGCAAAGTGCCAGTTTTAGAGTTCGGCCGTCCCTGTAGCAAGGGGCACCATTCGAAGGTGTTCGGCTGTTCGCCTTTCTTTGTAGTGGTGGTCCCTTCGAACAATGGATTTTCATGGGGAAAACATATGATTTCTTGAGGTTATAAGAATGCTTATGAATTTTTTGAATACCTTTTGTGTGGTAGGAAAGATGAGTTGAATTTTAGAAcataaattttttttttgaaaggggattTTAGACCGTATTTGGAATCAAGGATAAGTACAAAAAAGTTTGGCCGATCTAATCGCCAGTTTCATGGAGGGTCCTTTCAGTGCACATAAACGCAAGcactcatatactccctccgttcggaattacttgtcgcgaaaatggatgtatctagaactaaaatacgtctaaatatatccatttccgcgacaagtaattctgaacggagggagtagaagattgGGGTCGCGGGGAATGATGAAGCCCCCATTCGGAGCTTCCACTCAAAACAAATCATCCGCCACCATGCATGAGATGTGCATGCACGGCCACAAACATGAGGTTCGATCCATGGTGGATTGAGAGTACAACCACCTCCAATAGTTATATAACCAATAGTCGATTCTATCAACGTATGTGTTCTACCATATTGGGATGTGTACACCCAGCTACATTCTGTCATATGATTTCTTGAAGCAGTAAAAAAGCACAGGATTTTTGAAAACCTCTTGTCTCGTACGAAAGATGAATAGAGATTTAAGACCACATTTGAATTAAGAAAACGTACAAAAATGTTGGGTGGATCTAATCACCAGTTTCATGCTGGTTCTTGTGCCCACGGTGCGCAACATATACACAACTACACAAGTGCTCGTACAATGCCAAAAATTGGAGCGGCCGAGAACGAAAAGTCACCATTTACAGTAACCACCCAAAAGGGATCATTCACCTTTACAAGATGTACATGGCAGCAAACGGAGGTCTGACATATGGTGGGTTGGCAGTACAGCCACCCCCATTAGTTAGTTATATCGATGGAATTGTCCTACAATGTTGTGGAAATGTGTACGCCAAGTTGCTCATTCAAACACTTATTTTGTCGAAACCAATAGCTAGGACAGGATACCGAATCAAGAAGTTGTGAAGCCCCTAGATACCGCCGGAGTTTCCCTGTGGCGTACCCACGGGGGGACGTCATCTACGCTCTTGGAGAATAGATTCCTGAACAAAGTACTCCTGTTTTTTTGCAACTAATCGGTTCACATTGAAGACTGAACCCTAGTAAATCTTGGGAAAAGATGGATAACCCTGGGAGCCGTAGTGTAGTGTAAACAGGCCATCCCGAGCCTTGACCACTAttttctcctcttcctctcttccAGCCAGTCGGACCAACGCACGCAGCCGGGAGAGCGCGTCCGTACGGTCGCTCTCACCTTTGCTGTCTCGTCTCCGCCACTAGCCAAGGCCCCGTCCATTCCGCGCTCGACGACGCCTCCATGCACTGCCCGCCAACGGAGGCAGCCGAACTCCTCCCGGTCCCGGGTACGTACAAAACCGGCATAACTACCTGATGCTCCCCCGCCTTCGGCTTCTTCGCCCGGCCTCGTCGGCTTGCTGCGCCGGTGCACGCACCGAGCTTTCGCCTGAGCTGGCCCTTTGTCTGTACCGGGACCTGTCGCCTCCGTGCT encodes the following:
- the LOC123145317 gene encoding aspartyl protease family protein At5g10770; its protein translation is MAFVSQLLLLLSCIICHALIASAAGEQSYKILSTSSLKPQAVCSEPKVNPSSSSGATVPLNHRHGPCSPAPSKKEPTFEELLRRDQLRAGYVQRKFSTNHRGGGLQQSEELKVPTELGSSLDTLEYVITVGVGSPAVQQTMTMDTGSDVSWVHCNSNSTAGSTPFDPAKSATYAAFPCGAPACTQLGAEANACSNSQCQYMVRYGDGSNTTGTYGSDTLELGSDTVKEFQFGCSRVEEGFGDKTDGLMGLGGDAQSLISQTAATYGRAFSYCLPPSPGSKGFLTLGAQTGTTGFATTGMLRSEQAPTFYGVLLQGIKVGGEQLSVAPSVFSAGSVMDSGTIITRLPPTAYTALKTAFKDGMKQYPAAPSRSILDTCFDFSGQDNVTIPTVALMFDGGAVVDLDANGIIFGSCLAFTGTDDDESTGIIGNVQQRTLEVLYDAGQSVFGFRSSAC